One window of Vitis riparia cultivar Riparia Gloire de Montpellier isolate 1030 chromosome 5, EGFV_Vit.rip_1.0, whole genome shotgun sequence genomic DNA carries:
- the LOC117914253 gene encoding protein STRICTOSIDINE SYNTHASE-LIKE 13, whose protein sequence is MEKRSPLKDEALLQHPCLLLVVLLLGFVIMDPFHMGPIGGHEFMPVKHDIAPYKRVMEDWPRDNRSRLGQGKLEFVDEVFGPESLEFDIFGRGPYTGLADGRIVRWMGDSVGWETFALVTPNWSEKLCAKGIDSTTSKQWKVEQRCGRPLGLRFHKETGDLYIADAYYGLLVVGPEGGLATPLVTHVQGKPILFANDLDIHKNGSIFFTDTSKRYNRMNHFFILLEGEATGRLLRYDPPTRTTHLVLDGLAFPNGVQLSGDQSFLLFTETTNCRLMKYWLEGPKSGIVELVANLPGFPDNVRLNERGQFWVAIDCCRTPAQEVLTHNPWLKNIYFRLPVKLSMLARLMGMKMYTVISLFNEKGEILEVLEDRKGLVMRLVSEVREVKGKLWIGTVAHNHIATLSYP, encoded by the exons ATGGAGAAGAGAAGTCCACTCAAAGATGAAGCTTTACTGCAGCATCCATGTCTCCTTCTTGTTGTTCTACTCTTGGGTTTTGTTATAATGGATCCCTTTCACATGGGTCCTATAGGAGGCCATGAATTCATGCCTGTGAAGCATGATATTGCACCGTATAAACGCGTTATGGAGGACTGGCCTAGGGACAACCGGAGCAGGCTAGGACAAGGGAAGTTGGAGTTTGTGGATGAAGTTTTCGGCCCTGAATCTTTGGAGTTTGACATTTTTGGGCGTGGCCCTTACACTGGATTAGCTGATGGCCGGATTGTGAGGTGGATGGGAGATAGTGTTGGGTGGGAAACATTTGCGCTTGTGACACCAAACTG GTCAGAGAAGCTGTGTGCCAAGGGCATTGACTCAACAACCTCTAAGCAATGGAAGGTAGAGCAAAGGTGCGGTCGCCCCCTTGGCCTAAGGTTCCACAAAGAGACTGGAGATCTGTACATAGCCGATGCTTATTACGGCCTCTTGGTTGTGGGACCTGAAGGTGGTCTTGCTACTCCTCTAGTGACTCATGTTCAAGGGAAGCCAATACTCTTTGCAAATGACCTCGACATCCACAAGAATGGATCCATATTTTTCACAGATACTAGCAAGAGATACAACAGAAT GAACCATTTCTTTATATTGTTGGAAGGAGAAGCCACTGGTAGGCTTCTGAGATATGATCCTCCTACTAGAACAACTCACCTTGTCTTGGATGGTTTGGCTTTCCCCAATGGAGTACAGTTATCTGGGGACCAGAGCTTTCTCCTCTTCACTGAGACTACTAATTGCAG GCTAATGAAATACTGGCTAGAAGGTCCAAAATCCGGAATCGTGGAACTTGTAGCCAACCTGCCAGGTTTTCCGGACAATGTCAGGCTAAACGAAAGAGGCCAATTTTGGGTTGCCATAGATTGTTGCAGAACTCCAGCACAGGAGGTTTTAACTCACAATCCATGGTTGAAAAACATCTACTTCAGATTGCCAGTAAAGTTGAGTATGTTGGCCAGGTTGATGGGGATGAAGATGTACACAGTCATCTCTCTGTTCAATGAGAAGGGAGAGATACTAGAAGTTCTTGAAGATCGAAAAGGCCTTGTGATGAGGCTGGTCAGTGAAGTTAGAGAGGTGAAGGGAAAGCTCTGGATTGGAACTGTGGCTCACAACCACATTGCCACCCTCTCTTACCCTTAA